Within Nocardioides rotundus, the genomic segment AGGAGATCGATGAACGCCCGACTGACCGCGCACGAGCTGATCGACCTGGTCCTCGACGAGGGGTCCTTCGAGTCCTGGGACGAGCCGTTGGACCTCGACGGCTTCGATGAGGAGTACCGCGCCGAACTGGCCGAAGCCGCCGAGCGGGCGGGCACCGACGAGTCCGTGCTCACCGGCCGCGGCCGGGTCCGCGGCCGCCCGGTGTGCGTGGTCGTCAACGAGTTCGGGTTCCTCGCCGGGTCGATCGGCCGCTCGGCGGCCGACCGGATCACCTCGGCCGTCCGACGGGCCACCGCCGAGGGGCTCCCGGTCCTGGCCAGCACGGCCTCCGGCGGTACCCGGATGCAGGAGGGCACCCCCGCCTTCGTCCGGATGGTGGAGATCTCCCGCGCTCTCGAGGCCCACCGGCTGGCGGGCCTGGCCTACCTGGTGCACCTGCGACACCCGACCACCGGCGGCGTCTACGCCTCCTGGGGGTCGCTGGGGCAGGTGACCGTCGCCGAGCCCGGCGCCCTGGTCGGCTTCCTCGGGCCGAAGGTGTTCGAGGCGCTGCACGGTCGTCCGTTCCGCCCGGGCGTCCAGACCGCGGAGAACCTCGCCGCCGCCGGCGTGATCGACGGCGTGGTCACCAGTGCCGACCTGCCGGGGCTGGTGGAGCTGGCCCTCCGGGTGCTGGTCGACCCGCCCGAGGAGGGGCGGCTGCCGCGGCGAGCCGACCGCGAGCTCGGCACCCGCTCCGCCTGGGACTCGATCGAGGAGACCCGTCGGCCGGGCCGGGCCGGCGTCCGCGAGCTGCTGGAGTACGGCGCCTCCGACACCGTCCAGCTCCGCGGCACCGACGAGGGCGAGCGGGACTCCACGCTGCTGGTCGCCCTGACCCGGATCGACGGGCAGCCCTGCGTCGTCGTGGGCCAGGACCGCAGCCGGCAGACGCCCAGCCACCCGATGGGCCCGGGTGCGCTGCGCGAGGCCCGCCGCGGGATGCGACTGGCCCAGGAGCTCGGCCTGCCCCTGGTGGCGGTGATCGACACGCCGGGTGCCGAGCTCTCCCCGCGGGCCGAGGAGCGGGCGATCGCCGGCGAGATCGCGCGGTGCCTGGCCCGGCTGACGGCGCTCACCGTGCCGACGGTGTCGGTGATCCTCGGGCAGGGCTGCGGCGGTGGCGCACTCGCCCTGCTGCCCGCGGACCGGGTGATCGCCACGGAGAACGCGTGGCTCTCCCCGCTCCCGCCCGAGGGAGCCTCGGTGATCGTGCACGGCGACGTCGACCATGCTCCGCAGATGGCCGAGGACCAGCGGGTCCGGGCGGCCGACCTGCTCGCCGACGGCGCCGTACACCGCGTCGTACCCGAGATCCCGGGCGAGAGCGCGGAGGACCTGGCCGTCGCCGTGGCCGCCGAGGTGGGGGCGCAGCTGCGCTCGCTGACCGACGCCGGCCGGGACGTCATACGAGACGGAGGAGCGGTTCCTCGGAACGTATGACGTCCGGTGCCGGGTGAGCGGGGTCGAGCCGGGGAGGGAGCCGGGTCAGCCGGCCTTCTTCTTCGCGGCGGTCTTCTTCGCCGGCTGCTTCTTCGTGGTCTTCTTGGCCGCCTTCTTCGGCTTCTTCTCCGGCTCGGCGTCCTCGTCGTCGGACTCCCCGCGGGCGGTCTTGGCCGCCTCGACCGACTTCTGCAGCGCGGCGAGCAGGTCGACGACCTCGCCGGAGGACTTCGTCGAGGTGGCGGTCCGCTGGACCTCGCCGCCTTCGATCTTCGCCTTCACCACGGCCTCGACGGCCTCGGCGTAGTCGTCCTCGAACTCCTCGGGATCGAAGTCCCCGGCCAGCGTCTCCACCAGCATCTGGGCCATCTTGACCTCGGCGTCCTTGACCTCGCCGGCGTCGATCTCGAAGTCCGGCGTGCGGACCTCGTCGGGCCACATCATCGTCTGCATGACGATCACATCGCCGGCCTCGGTCTCGCGCACTCGCAGGGTCGCCATCGTGGTGCGCTGGCGCAGCGCCACGGTGACCACGGCGACCCGGTCGGAGTCCTTGAGGGCCTGCACGAGCAGGGAGTAGGGCTTGGCGCCGCTCTTCTCCGGCTCGAGGTAGTAGGACTTCTCGAACAGCAGCGGGTCGATCTGCTCCCGCGGGACGAACTTCTCCACCGCGATCTCCCGGGAGGAGGAGACCGGCAGGTCGGCCAGGTCGTCGTCGGTGAGGACGACCATCTCGCCGTCCTCGGTCTCATAACCCTTGGCGATGTCGGCGTAGGCCACCTCCTCGCCGTCGATGGAGCAGACGCGTTGGTACTTGATCCGCCCGCCGTCCTTGGCGTGCACCTGCCGGAACGACACGTCGTGGGACTCGGTGGCGGAGTAGAGCTTCACCGGGACGCTCACCAGGCCGAACGACACCGAGCCCTTCCAGATAGCACGCATGGGTCGAGGGTAGCCCCCGGCAGCGGACACGCACCGTCCTCGGCGGGGCGTGCCCGGTCGGGGCCTGAGAGACTGCGCGGGTGCCCGCACCCCGCCCGATGCTCGCGACGCCCACCGAGCACGTCCCGCCCGGTGAGGACTGGGTGCACGAGGTGAAGTGGGACGGGGTGCGCATCCTGCTCGACGCCGGGCCCGACCGGGTCCGGATGCTCAGCCGGAACGGCAACGTGGTGACCGCCGCGTGGCCGGACGTCGCGGCGCACCAGCTCGGCGGACGCGACGTACTCCTCGACGGCGAGGTGATCGCCCTCAACGAGCGGGGCGTCCCGGACTTCCGGGTGCTGCAGCACCGGATGCACGTGCGCCGGGCGAACGACGCGGAGCGGCTGGTGGAGCGGATCCCGGCGACCTACATGGTCTTCGACCTGCTGCGCCTCGACGGCGCGGACGTGACGGCGCGACCGCTCGAGGAGCGGCGGGCGCTGCTGGAGGGGCTGGGCCTGGAGGCGACCCGCTGGCAGGTGCCGGCGCAGTACGACGACGGTGCGATGCTCTTCGACGCGACCCTCCAGCAGGGGCTCGAGGGCGTGGTGAGCAAGCGGCGGGGCTCCCGCTACCGTCTCGACACCCGCAGCCGCGACTGGCTCAAGAGGGCGCACCGGCACCGCGGCTCGTTCGTGGTGGGCGGCTGGCGGCCGCAGGAGGGTACGACGAACCGGCTGGCCGCGCTGCTGGTGGGGGAGATGACCCCCGACGGGCTGGCCTACCGCGGGCGCGTCGGCAGCGGGATCGCCGGGGCCCGCGCGCGGGCGCTGCAGGACCTGCTGGAGCCGCTGACGCGCAGCGACAGCCCGTTCGCCGACGAGGTCCCCCGGGTCGATGCCGCGGGAACCACCTGGGTGGAGCCGCGGGTCGTGGTGGACCTGGACACCCACGGGCTGGGCTACGACCGGCTGCGGCAGCCGTCCTACCGCGGGGTCCGGACCGACCTGGCGCCGGAGGACCTGGGCTGAGTCATCGCTGCTCGCGGTGCCGCAGCCGTCGGGCGACGAAGACCACGAGGGCGATGGCGATCAGCACGTAGACGACCTTGGAGGCGGTGCCGACGTACTGGTCGACCAGGCCCCACTGGGCGCCGAGCGCGTAACCCCCGCTGATGAGCAGCGCGTTCCAGACCAGGGAGCCGATCGTGGTCCACAGAAGGAACGTGCCGAGGGGCATCCGGTCCACGCCGGCCGGGATCGAGATCAGGCTGCGGATCCCCGGCACCATCCGGCCGAACAGCACCGCCATCCGCCCGTGCCGGGCGAACCACGCCATCGCCCGGTCGACGTCGCCGGAGTCCACCAGGGGGAGGCGGTCCGCGGTCGCCCGCACCCGCTGCACGCCCCAGTAGCGTCCCGCAAGGT encodes:
- a CDS encoding carboxyl transferase domain-containing protein, producing MNARLTAHELIDLVLDEGSFESWDEPLDLDGFDEEYRAELAEAAERAGTDESVLTGRGRVRGRPVCVVVNEFGFLAGSIGRSAADRITSAVRRATAEGLPVLASTASGGTRMQEGTPAFVRMVEISRALEAHRLAGLAYLVHLRHPTTGGVYASWGSLGQVTVAEPGALVGFLGPKVFEALHGRPFRPGVQTAENLAAAGVIDGVVTSADLPGLVELALRVLVDPPEEGRLPRRADRELGTRSAWDSIEETRRPGRAGVRELLEYGASDTVQLRGTDEGERDSTLLVALTRIDGQPCVVVGQDRSRQTPSHPMGPGALREARRGMRLAQELGLPLVAVIDTPGAELSPRAEERAIAGEIARCLARLTALTVPTVSVILGQGCGGGALALLPADRVIATENAWLSPLPPEGASVIVHGDVDHAPQMAEDQRVRAADLLADGAVHRVVPEIPGESAEDLAVAVAAEVGAQLRSLTDAGRDVIRDGGAVPRNV
- a CDS encoding DedA family protein, with amino-acid sequence MDTVVDWLVELMRLIGAPGVGVATALETVFPPIPSELVLPLAGYTAYRGHYTLLSAVLWATVGSVVGAWLLYLAGRYWGVQRVRATADRLPLVDSGDVDRAMAWFARHGRMAVLFGRMVPGIRSLISIPAGVDRMPLGTFLLWTTIGSLVWNALLISGGYALGAQWGLVDQYVGTASKVVYVLIAIALVVFVARRLRHREQR
- the ku gene encoding non-homologous end joining protein Ku; the protein is MRAIWKGSVSFGLVSVPVKLYSATESHDVSFRQVHAKDGGRIKYQRVCSIDGEEVAYADIAKGYETEDGEMVVLTDDDLADLPVSSSREIAVEKFVPREQIDPLLFEKSYYLEPEKSGAKPYSLLVQALKDSDRVAVVTVALRQRTTMATLRVRETEAGDVIVMQTMMWPDEVRTPDFEIDAGEVKDAEVKMAQMLVETLAGDFDPEEFEDDYAEAVEAVVKAKIEGGEVQRTATSTKSSGEVVDLLAALQKSVEAAKTARGESDDEDAEPEKKPKKAAKKTTKKQPAKKTAAKKKAG
- the ligD gene encoding non-homologous end-joining DNA ligase — encoded protein: MPAPRPMLATPTEHVPPGEDWVHEVKWDGVRILLDAGPDRVRMLSRNGNVVTAAWPDVAAHQLGGRDVLLDGEVIALNERGVPDFRVLQHRMHVRRANDAERLVERIPATYMVFDLLRLDGADVTARPLEERRALLEGLGLEATRWQVPAQYDDGAMLFDATLQQGLEGVVSKRRGSRYRLDTRSRDWLKRAHRHRGSFVVGGWRPQEGTTNRLAALLVGEMTPDGLAYRGRVGSGIAGARARALQDLLEPLTRSDSPFADEVPRVDAAGTTWVEPRVVVDLDTHGLGYDRLRQPSYRGVRTDLAPEDLG